The Paroceanicella profunda genome includes the window CCGCAGAGCCTGCTGAAGCAGATGCAGTACGGCGCCGTGCTGGCCAAGACCGTGGAGCGCGACAGCCGCCGCCCCACCGCGCGCCAGATGTTCGACGCGGCCACCCTGACCCCGGCGCGGGCGCTGGGGCGCGACGACCTGGGCCGCATCGCGCCGGGCGCGAAGGCGGATCTCACCGTCTGGCGGCTGGACGGGTTTTCCACCGCGCCGGCGCGCGACCCGCTGCGCCTCCTGGTCTATTCCGCCGAGCCGGAGGACCTGCGCCACGTGATGATCGATGGTACATGGGTGATGTGGAACCGCCGGTTGACGCAACTGGACGAGGCCGCGGTGGTTGCAGCGGCGCGTGGTGCGGCGCAAAGGGTATGGAGGCGCATGGGCGAAGGCCCCGCGGCGCTCGACACCCTGTCCGCCCCCTCGTTGAGGCCATACACATGACCGATACCCGCATCTTCCCGCCCGCCGGCGAGAGCCTTGCCGACCAGGCCTACCGCCTGATCGAGGACATGATCGTGACCATGGAGCTCAGGCCCGGGGCCTGGGTGTCCGAACCCTCGCTCACCGAGCGGCTGGACATCGGCCGCACCCCGGTGCGCGAGGCGCTGCTGCGGCTTGCCTCCGACGGCATCCTCGTCACCCGGCCCCGCCGCGGCATGGTGGTCTGCGAGATCGACCTGCGCACCCAGCTGCGCGTGCTGGAGGCCCGCCGGGCGCTGGAGAGCGTGATCGTGCGCCGCGCCGCCCTGCGCCGCTCGACCGACGACGTGGAGACGCTCTCGCAGATGGTGGCGCAGTTCCGCCGCATGAAGGGCCAGCCCGATCACGTGCCGATCCTGCGGCTGGACCGCGCCTTCATGGACCGGCTGCTGCTGGCCTCCGCCAACCCGTTCCTGGGCGCCATCACCCCGCTCTACGCGCTGTCGCGCCGCTTCTGGCTGGCGAATGCCGCCCGCCAGACCCGGTTCGACCCGCAGGAGATCACCGGCTACCACATCGCCATCGCCGATGCCGTGATCGCCGGAGACGCCGAGGAGGCCGGCCGGCTGGTCGATGCCTTCCTCGACCATATCGAAGACTTCACCCGCTTCGTCGGCCTCGAACTGGGCTGAGGGCGGGCACGGACCCACACAAGGAGCATACCGATGCAGGCCGAAACCACCGTGCTGCGCGACTGCGGCTGGATCATCAGCTGGAACGCCGCCGAGGAGCGCCACGAATACATGCAGGGCGGCGACCTGGCCTTCCGCGGTGACCGCGTGCTGCAGGTGGGGGGGCGCTACGAGGGCCCGTTCGAGCACGAGGTGGATGCCCGCGCGCGCATGGTGATGCCCGGCTTCGTGGACCTGCACGCCCATCCCACCTTCGAGACCATGCTGAAGGGCTACACCGACGAGGTGGGCAGCCCGAACTTCTACCAGAGTTCGCTCTACGAATTCCTGTTCCTGTTCGAGCTGGACGAGGAGGGCATGCGCGCCTCCAACGAGGTCGCCCTCTCCGAGCTGCTGCTGAGCGGCGTCACCACGCTGTGCGACATCTCCGTGCCGCACGAGGGCTGGCTGGACATGATGGCGCAGAGCGGCATCCGCGGCTTCGCCGCTCCCATGTTCCGCTCCGGCCGCTGGTTCACGCGCAACGGCCACTCGGTGGAATACGCGTTCGACGAGCCGCAGGGCCGCGCGCGGCTGGAGACGGCGCTC containing:
- a CDS encoding GntR family transcriptional regulator, whose translation is MTDTRIFPPAGESLADQAYRLIEDMIVTMELRPGAWVSEPSLTERLDIGRTPVREALLRLASDGILVTRPRRGMVVCEIDLRTQLRVLEARRALESVIVRRAALRRSTDDVETLSQMVAQFRRMKGQPDHVPILRLDRAFMDRLLLASANPFLGAITPLYALSRRFWLANAARQTRFDPQEITGYHIAIADAVIAGDAEEAGRLVDAFLDHIEDFTRFVGLELG